TGCAAAGACGTGCCGCGATTCTAGATTCGCCTGAAAGCCAGAGTTCATCTGAATTAATCAGAGGTGCCCTAGTCTTTGGCCAATAAGTCGACCAGCTCCGGTACAACCCCTTCGCTACTGAGTTCTAATCCGGCGGCGTAGGTGTCTCGTACCGTGCGAGCAATTTTGTCGGTCAGGGAACCTTGCCGGGTCATCCGGGTGTAGTAGTCGAGGTCTTTGGCGGCATTGGCCAGGGAAAAACGGAAAGGGCTGCTGTCTCCCTGCTCGATAAAGGGGCGTAAACGCTCGAAAACAACCCCGGCTCCGCCCCCTTTGCCCAATACGTCCAACAACACCTCGCTATCGATACCCGCCTGGGTGGCGCCCGCGGCCGCTTCGGCGAGCACGGCAGAAAAACCCAGGGAAACGAAGTTATGCACCAGCTTGAGTCGGTGTCCGGCGCCAACAGGGCCGGCATGAGTGATGTTCTCGGCGAAGGTTTCCAGCAGCGGCCGCACCAGATCCAGTAGCTCGGTATCACCACCGACAATCAGGTTCAATCGACCTTCGGCGGCTTCCCTGGGGGTTCGTGTCATGGGTGCATCAAGAAATTTGATGCCACGTTCAGCCAGTTTGCGCGCGACCATAACACTGGTGTCGGGAAGCGAGGTGGAGCAATCGATGACGATCGCGCCGGGGTGGAGTCCATCGGCGATGCCCTGACTATCAAATAGCACCGTATCGACATCGGCCGCGCCGGTCACACACAGGATAACAATATCCGCCTGCTGACCCAGCTGCAGGCGGCGGGTAAAAACCGTCGCTCCCTTCTTGACCAGATGATGTGTAGGGCGATTACTCTGGCGTTGCAGGAACCCGAGGGGATAGCCGGCCTTGAGAATATTGCTGGCGATACCGATGCCCATGTTACCCACGCCGGCCATTGCGATACGTTTGTTTTCAATCATGAGACACCCTCGTCCGTGGTGGGATCTTTAGTTTACTCCTTGGGGTGCCCCAGGCAATCGACGTTCGTTGTCTTACCTCAAGGAAACGCCATTCAGTTAATCGATGGGGAGTCGAGATATTGAGGTATAATGCGCACCCCTTATGTCTGCTGCCCTGATATGTCTACTGCCCCCGATTATTACATTGCACCTCCCTGCCTCGAGCCTTTGCAAATCCTGCGGCAAGAGGAGGGTTTTTGGCTGATTGATAAGCCATCGGGGTTGCTATCGGTGCCGGGGCGGGCACCGGAGAATCAGGATTCGGTGATTACCCGGTTACAGCAACAAGGGGGCGACGCCTGGGCTGTGCATCGGCTCGATATGGATACTTCCGGGTTGCTGGTGGTGGCGCGCAACAAAACCAGTCTGAGTGCTTTGAGCCGGCAATTTCAACAGCGTACGGTGGCGAAGCACTATCGCGCGATGGTGTTCGGTGTACCGGTTGAGGACGAAGGCTGTGTCGAGCTTCCACTGATCTGTGACTGGCCCAACCGGCCACGGCAGAAAGTCGACTATGATCAGGGCAAGCCGAGCCTTACCCGATGGCGAGTGCTGGAGCGCCACGAGGACAAGGGGTGCTCGTTGCTTGAACTTTATCCGATCACCGGTCGTTCCCATCAATTGCGGGTTCATCTGGCCGAAATTGGACACCCAATACTGGGGTGCCGGTTCTATGGTCATGCCGACTCAATTGCGGCAGCGCCACGGCTGATGTTACACGCCTGGCAACTAGCCTTTGATCATCCGGAGGTGAATGAGCGCGTAGAAGGGACCTCAAACTTCGATTTTGAGTCATTACTGAACTGCTAACAGGCCGATAGGGCTTCCCTTTTGGCTCGGTTCGTGGACAATGGCGCCTCATTTTTACCTCCGCCATCTTCAGTTACCCCGTATTCATTATCACCGCAAAGGAAATACCATCATGAGTGCTGATCAGACTGTCAAACACACCGCCTTCGAGGATGTTCAGGCGTTGGTGACGGCCACGGCCCTGGTGTCGATGGGGGTCTTTTTACTGAATTACGCCGGATTGTTGGCTGGCGGCACCACCGGCTTGGCCTTGCTGCTGACCCAGCTGACCGGTTACTCCTTCGGTGTATTATTTGTGGGGCTTAACCTGCCGTTCTTTTATCTGGCGCTCAAACAGATGGGGTGGCGTTTTACCCTCAAAACCTTCACCTCAATCATTATGGTGGCTCTGGCAACTGAATTTCTCGATCGAGTGATCAGCATTGATTCGGCCAATGAGTTATTTTGTGGTGTGATGGGCGGTCTTATGATCGGTTGTGGTTTGTTGATACTGTTTCGTCACAAAGCCAGCCTTGGAGGCTTTAATATTCTCTCACTCTACGTGCAGAAACGGTATGGCATCAGCGCCGGAAAATTTCAGATGGGTCTCGACTGCGGCATCGTCATCGCTTCGTTTTTTGTGGTCACGCCCTGGATACTCCTGGTCTCTGTCATCGGAGCCGTGGCGGTTAATCTGGCGATTGCGGTGAACCATAAGCCAGGGCGTTATATGAACACCTGAGACTTGAGTGACTCGTATCCGGCGGGGTTGGCAATGGTCGGTTATTCGGGCTGTTCAAAACAACAGGCAATAAAAAAGCCGCACGGATAACCGGGCGGCTTTTTTATTAATGGCGCGAATTAAAGGTGTTCAATACGGGCTTCAAGTTCGGCAATTTTGTTCGAAACCACACGTTCCAGATGCTTCAGCTCTTTCAGAACTTCTTTCTTGGCGTCTTTGGCTCGGTGCTCTTGCTGGGTGATTTTGTCCAGTTCGGCAACGACTTCGCGAAGCGCAGGTGATATCTCGGTCACGTTGCGGAAAGTATGAGTGCCACTATCGACCATCACGGTTTTCTTCTGGCGAGGGAATTTAAACTTTTCGCTCTTGGCAAAAAGGTCGCCCTTTTGCTTGTGATAGTAGACTTTCAGAATGTCATATTCAGCTTCGGATCTCAGGCTATAACGCTCGATCTGGTCGTAGTGCTTAATGCCCATGCTTTTTAAGTGTTCGTACATAGCGGTGCTTCCTTAACGTGGGCCAGATGGCGTGTCTAAAACGTCGCTGGCGGCTATTGATTGGATCGATACTAGTGTGACAAAAATCAACCAATTGTGGGATACGCATTTGTACCCATGTCCGTGCTAAAAACCCGCAAAAACGGCTGCACTTCTCAGTGCAACCGTGCGCCTTTTCACGTTTTTGGTTGGTGATTAGTCCTTGATGATCATCAAATTGGTTTTGCAATGCTCGGCAACCTTGGCGGCTACTGAACCCAGGAAGAATTTATCCAACTTGCGGCTGTCGTGGTTAGCCATTACCACCAGATCGATGGAGCGTTTCTCGACTTCCTTAAGGATTCTTTTATAAGCCGTACCATCAGAAACCGAGAAGGTGCACTCTATCTCTTTAGGGATCTGTTGGTCGGCAAATTCTTGTAGACGGTTTTTGACTTCGTTGTGCGCCTTGGTGAGGATGTCTCTCGGTAGGTAAGAGGTCACCATGGGCATGCTATAGCCCGGTATAACCGTTAATAAATGCAGTGACGCCTGACAGGCTCTGGCTTGAAAAATTGCCGCGTCGAGCGCTTTTTGCGAAGGCTGGTCATTACTCAGGTCGACCGGTAACAGAATTTTAGTAAACATGCTCTTTCTCCGGGCCTTAGGCGTGTTGCAATGCAGATTGTTGCTTGTTGTAGCGACGACGCTGACTCAGGAATACTCCAGCCAGCAACAGTAATGCCGGGATAAACATTAACTGTTTGGGGGGACGCTCATTCGGGGTTTGGATCTCGGTGATTTGCCAATCAAAGTCGAGGCCGCTCTTGTTTGCCGGGCCACCAAAATCAACGGCGTCAATGGTCACGCTGTCACCTTCAATCAGCAGTTCCATGCCTGTGTGAGCAATACGTTCTTCGCCACTGGCTTTGGGGCCGAGGGGCAACATGACGATTTTCTCTATCTGCTTGCCATCGAGGTTTTCGCCGCTGACCCGTAAACGTATGTCGGCTTCTTCGGGCAGCTGCTCGGCGATCTCGACGATCTGGTGGGCGGGTTTGGAAGCCAGCTCCGGGTAAGGGAACTCCCACCAGAATCCCGGGCGGAACAGGGTGAAGGCAATCAGTAACAGGGGCACAACTTCGTACCAGCGGGTGCGAACAAACCAGAAGCCCTGGGTGGCAATCGCGAACACCAGCATGGCTGCCAGAGCGCTGACGACGGTTAACACCAGTTCAAATATTGTGTGCACACCAATCAGCAGTAGTTGGGTATTAAAGATAAACATAAAGGGCAAAATGGCAGTACGAATATCGTAGATAAAACCCTGGATACCGGTGCGTATGGGATCACTTTGGGCGATCGCTGCAGCAGCAAAAGCCGCGAGACCTACCGGGGGAGTATCATCGGCGAGTATGCCGAAATAGAACACAAACAGATGGACGGCGATCAGCGGTACGATCAGCCCGTTTTGTGCGCCCAGGGCAACAATCACCGGTGCCATCAGGGTTGATACCACGATGTAGTTAGCCGTGGTGGGTAATCCCATGCCCAGGATCAAGCTGATAATCGCGGTGAAAATCAGCATTAGCATGACGCTACCGCCGGAAATAAACTCCACAAATTCGGTCATCACCAGACCCACGCCAGTCAGGGTGACAGCGCCTACGACGATACCGGCAGCGGCGGTCGCTACCCCGATACCAATCATATTGCGAGCACCGCTGGCCATGCCTTGCACCAGGTCATGGAAACCGTTGGTGACGGCTTGGGTTATCTGGCCTTCGTGACGGAAAAGGGCCAGTAACGGGCGGTGGGATACGACGATAAAGATCATAAAGATCGTCGCCCAGAAGGCCGACAGGCCGGGTGAGAAGCGCTCGACAGTCAGGCACCATACCAGCACAACGATGGGCAGCAGGAAGTAAAGACCACTTTTTACGGTGGGGCCAACCGGGGGCATTTCCAGGGTTTCCGATTTCGGATCATCGGCCTTGAGTTCTGGAACGGTGGCTGCGTAACGAACCAGTCCGATATAGGCCAGCAGAACCGCGAAGCCCAACACATAGGTGGCCGTTGAGCCGAACATGTCCTTGGTCCAGCCAATACCGTAGTAGACGATACCGGTTAGCACGCACAGGCCAAAGATGGTGCCGAAAAAGTTCATCAGCGATTGCGCCAGGGTTGGCTTGAAAGGACGAGGCAGTCCCTGCATACCCGCTTTTACGGCTTCAAGGTGAACAATATAGAACAGGGCAACATAGGAGATACCCGCCGGCAGGATGGCGTGCTTGATCACCTCGATATAGGAGATACCCACGTATTCCACCATCAGAAAGGCGGCAGCGCCCATGATGGGAGGGGTTAGCTGGCCATTGGTCGAGGCCGCCACCTCTATCGCGCCGGCTTTGGTGGCCGGGAAACCGACCCGCTTCATCAGGGGGATAGTAAAGGTACCGGTGGTTACTACGTTGGCGATGGAGGAACCGGAAATAATTCCGCTTAGGCCGGATGAGACCACCGCAGCTTTGGCGGGGCCGCCACGGTAATGACCCAATAATGAGAAGGCTACCTGAATGAAATAGTTACCCGCACCGGCACGATCCAGCAGGGCACCAAAGAGCACAAACAGAAACACAAAGTTGGTGGATACCCCAAGGGCAACACCAAAGACCCCTTCGGTGGTCAGCCAGAAATGCGACATGCCTTTGGCGAAACTGGCGCCTTTGTGGGCGATAACATCCGGCATGTAAGCACCGGCAAAGGTGTAAATAAGAAAGATAGTGGCCACGACCATCAGTGGTGGGCCGAGCGCACGCCGAGTGGCTTCCAGCAACAACACCATGCCGGCGGCAGCAACCCAGAGGTCGAGCTGGGTAGGTGCGCCAGAGCGATTCGCCAGCTCGGTATAGAAAAGGTACAGATAGGAGGCGCAGAAACAGCCGACCAGGGCAAACAGCCAATCCTGCCAGGGAATATAGTCACGAGGTGAACTGGTCAGGGCAGGGTAGGCGGTATAGGAGAGGAATATTGCGAATGCCAGATGGACCGCACGGGCTTCGGTATCGTTGAAAACACCAAAGCGAAAAATAAAAGGAAGGGGCGAGCTGTACCAGAGTTGAAACAGTGACCAGAGAATGGGTACCAGTAACAGCATGGCGCCGGGTAAGCCTTTCGGCATACGCGATCCGCTGTCGGACTCTGCGATCATCTGTTGTAGATCATCGTCGGTAGTTGTCGCTTCCTTTGAGGCGGTCATAGCATGGAATCCCTTCAATGGCTTTTGTTATTGGGTGTTAAATACGAGTCTGTAAAAGGCAAAAAGCGGGACAGAAATCTGCCCCGCTCAGAGTGGTCAGGGATGATGGTTACATTCCCAAACCGGCTTCCTTGTAGTAACGGCTGGCGCCATCGTGCAAAGGAGCCGAGAGACCATCTTTGATCATCTCTTCTTTCTTCAGGTGAGCAAACGCCTGATGCAGCTTTTTGAAGTCTTCAAAGTTTTCAAAGACCGCTTTGACAACCTGGTAAACCACGTCAGCATTGGTGTTGGTAGAGCTGACAAAGGTCGCGCCGACACCAAAGGTCATCACGTCTTCCGGGTTGCCGCTGTACATGCCGC
The sequence above is drawn from the Aestuariirhabdus haliotis genome and encodes:
- a CDS encoding NAD(P)-dependent oxidoreductase; protein product: MIENKRIAMAGVGNMGIGIASNILKAGYPLGFLQRQSNRPTHHLVKKGATVFTRRLQLGQQADIVILCVTGAADVDTVLFDSQGIADGLHPGAIVIDCSTSLPDTSVMVARKLAERGIKFLDAPMTRTPREAAEGRLNLIVGGDTELLDLVRPLLETFAENITHAGPVGAGHRLKLVHNFVSLGFSAVLAEAAAGATQAGIDSEVLLDVLGKGGGAGVVFERLRPFIEQGDSSPFRFSLANAAKDLDYYTRMTRQGSLTDKIARTVRDTYAAGLELSSEGVVPELVDLLAKD
- a CDS encoding pseudouridine synthase — its product is MSTAPDYYIAPPCLEPLQILRQEEGFWLIDKPSGLLSVPGRAPENQDSVITRLQQQGGDAWAVHRLDMDTSGLLVVARNKTSLSALSRQFQQRTVAKHYRAMVFGVPVEDEGCVELPLICDWPNRPRQKVDYDQGKPSLTRWRVLERHEDKGCSLLELYPITGRSHQLRVHLAEIGHPILGCRFYGHADSIAAAPRLMLHAWQLAFDHPEVNERVEGTSNFDFESLLNC
- a CDS encoding YitT family protein, whose translation is MSADQTVKHTAFEDVQALVTATALVSMGVFLLNYAGLLAGGTTGLALLLTQLTGYSFGVLFVGLNLPFFYLALKQMGWRFTLKTFTSIIMVALATEFLDRVISIDSANELFCGVMGGLMIGCGLLILFRHKASLGGFNILSLYVQKRYGISAGKFQMGLDCGIVIASFFVVTPWILLVSVIGAVAVNLAIAVNHKPGRYMNT
- a CDS encoding DUF3461 family protein, producing the protein MYEHLKSMGIKHYDQIERYSLRSEAEYDILKVYYHKQKGDLFAKSEKFKFPRQKKTVMVDSGTHTFRNVTEISPALREVVAELDKITQQEHRAKDAKKEVLKELKHLERVVSNKIAELEARIEHL
- a CDS encoding universal stress protein, yielding MFTKILLPVDLSNDQPSQKALDAAIFQARACQASLHLLTVIPGYSMPMVTSYLPRDILTKAHNEVKNRLQEFADQQIPKEIECTFSVSDGTAYKRILKEVEKRSIDLVVMANHDSRKLDKFFLGSVAAKVAEHCKTNLMIIKD
- a CDS encoding TRAP transporter permease, which translates into the protein MTASKEATTTDDDLQQMIAESDSGSRMPKGLPGAMLLLVPILWSLFQLWYSSPLPFIFRFGVFNDTEARAVHLAFAIFLSYTAYPALTSSPRDYIPWQDWLFALVGCFCASYLYLFYTELANRSGAPTQLDLWVAAAGMVLLLEATRRALGPPLMVVATIFLIYTFAGAYMPDVIAHKGASFAKGMSHFWLTTEGVFGVALGVSTNFVFLFVLFGALLDRAGAGNYFIQVAFSLLGHYRGGPAKAAVVSSGLSGIISGSSIANVVTTGTFTIPLMKRVGFPATKAGAIEVAASTNGQLTPPIMGAAAFLMVEYVGISYIEVIKHAILPAGISYVALFYIVHLEAVKAGMQGLPRPFKPTLAQSLMNFFGTIFGLCVLTGIVYYGIGWTKDMFGSTATYVLGFAVLLAYIGLVRYAATVPELKADDPKSETLEMPPVGPTVKSGLYFLLPIVVLVWCLTVERFSPGLSAFWATIFMIFIVVSHRPLLALFRHEGQITQAVTNGFHDLVQGMASGARNMIGIGVATAAAGIVVGAVTLTGVGLVMTEFVEFISGGSVMLMLIFTAIISLILGMGLPTTANYIVVSTLMAPVIVALGAQNGLIVPLIAVHLFVFYFGILADDTPPVGLAAFAAAAIAQSDPIRTGIQGFIYDIRTAILPFMFIFNTQLLLIGVHTIFELVLTVVSALAAMLVFAIATQGFWFVRTRWYEVVPLLLIAFTLFRPGFWWEFPYPELASKPAHQIVEIAEQLPEEADIRLRVSGENLDGKQIEKIVMLPLGPKASGEERIAHTGMELLIEGDSVTIDAVDFGGPANKSGLDFDWQITEIQTPNERPPKQLMFIPALLLLAGVFLSQRRRYNKQQSALQHA